The Mobula birostris isolate sMobBir1 chromosome 7, sMobBir1.hap1, whole genome shotgun sequence region ATATAAAAGGAGCGTCACCTGCAAGTAGTCACATTCGCCGTGATCGGGGCAACGTAAAGCGTTTTTTTTGGGTGGGTGTGGGTCAGGAATTAAATTAAAAATGATTGTAAATAATTACTTTCAGCCACCCCTACAAGAACATGTAAACGATAACACACTCCACTCCCTTTCCAACTTGTGCCACGTCAGGAACTTCTCACGAATACTGCCACCTTTATCTAATTCTGCTCTATCTGAGCACAAGAGCCGCAGAGCCCCGCGCTGGCTGACGGCCTCACCTCCGTCCATTACAATCTTCCCAGTTAATCTACTTTGCTCATTTTTACTGCCGCGCACGGAGACTGTGTTTAACGTTTTGTCATCTTAGGTTCACgcagatttagattatgaagaatTATGCGTAGAAGTTTGTGCCGACGGATTTCATTAGCCGCTTCCGCCGGTATCGTGTTAACGATGTACTTGACCGTGCGAGAGTTCCTTTTGATCAGCCGTTCTTACGCTTTACGGGAAAGAAATGCAGGCGGAAGCTCTGCCCCAGCAGCGACTGTGCTCATCTGGTGGTATCCATTCGGCAGGAAACCCGAGATCAAAAACTGCAGGACTCTCTACAACATTCACGGCTGTAATTTGACAACAGACCGACGGCTCTATGTTCGTTCACAGGCTGTGGTCATACATCACAGGGATTTGGAACGCCATCTGCACCAACTTCCCTCAGGACGGAGACCTACTGCCCAGAAATGGGTCTGGATGAATTTCGAATCTCCCAGTCACTCTTCCCGGCTAGAGAAACTAAACGGTATCTTCAACTGGACCATGACTTACAAACACGACTCGGACATTTTCGTTCCTTATGGGTACCTATATCCCCGAGAAAAGGGCGATCGGAGGATAGTGCTGCCCAAGAAAACGAAATTAGTGGCTTGGGTCATCAGTAACTGGAATGAAAATCACGCACGAGTTAAATATTACCACCAGCTCAAGAACTATATGAACATTGACGTATATGGTAAATCTGGTCTGGATCTTAAAAACGACAATGTTGTTCTGACAGTATTACAGTATAAGTTTTATCTGGCTTTCGAAAATTCGCAGCACGTGGATTACATAACAGAAAAACTCTGGAGAAATTCTTTCTTATCTAGCGCTGTGCCTGTGGTCCTGGGACCCAGCAGAGCCAACTATGAACAGTACATCCCGGCAGAGTCCTTTATCCATGTCAATGATTTTTCGACACCTAGAAAACTGGCCGAATATTTGATGTATTTGGATGAAGACGAAGGAAGCTATAAAAAATATTTCGAGTGGAAAAAGCACTACAAAGTGCATCTGACAAACTTCTGGGATGAGCAATTCTGCAAGGTGTGCAAAGCTGTCCAAAGTTCATTGGGGCAAAACAAGATCATCTCAAATCTGGACTCTTGGTTTCAATAACTGCAGGTGCACATTTCTGTTTCAAACAAAAACCTGGGTGCGGGGCAAGTACCGTGAATGGCGAGGATTGTGGAATCTGCAGCATTATTGCGAATGTGCAAAACTTAAAGTGCAATATTGGACGTTTAAGTTTATTTCTACGTACTGCAATTCTTTAAGTataagttatttatttataatcaATAATGCTGAAGTACTGCATTTTGATTCTAAATTAAAGCCATTTGCTATAAAACTTAAAACTCCTGTTAACATTGACCCCGCAATGTTGACCTCTCAACGAAGATGCAATGTTCTTTATATGCTGTAAGGTCCCGGATGAAATTACCTGGCACCAGTTCACCCTTACAGTTAATTGTGCAGGGTAAATCCTCAAGAATTTTTTTATATAACATCTCCATCCGCACAAGGTTCTATTTGGCAAAGAACAAAGACAAGCTGAGAGAACTTGTTGCCAACCACCGCTCCACCCGACACTGGAAACTGTTAGAAAACTGGGGTTCATTTCTGGATTTCTCCTACTGCCAAGTCATGACGTTGGAGTAAATCTGGAGAAGTGTACATTACACTGCAACTTCTAGTATCATTATAATTCTGGATATTGTAGGGAATCTGTATCATGAAGATGGTGCATAAACAGTATTCTCCATTATTCATAAAATAGTAACTTGTGAAGTATATAAGCTGCACCATGGAACTCTGTGAAAAATTGGACCATTTGTGCTGCTCTGCCTCCAGACTTGCTATAGCCATTAAGTCTCTTTCCTTATGACTTTGGATATTTATGAACCTCCTGAGACTGATAGGTTTACAATGTTATCAATAATTACTCCTTCTTCAGCCATTGTTGGCTGGGAAATAGAGTAATTAAGGACCATGCTATCTGCTATCAGTGTTTTGACAAGACAAGCAGAACAACCAAGGGCTATAATATTTTAGCATTTTCATTACTTATTGAGTGTGGAAAGTATTGCCTTCCAACTTGAACAGGAATGTGAATGGCAAAAGTGCATAAGGTTCAATCAAATACAATTATATATTCTTACTTCACGTTTTTCAGTGACTGCTGTAAAATAAGTAGTATCTTGTTTTACTTAGCGTTTTTATTGCTAAGTGCTAAAAAATAATCACACTGCTTCCCCTTGTAAATTGTGATATTTTTGTTTATTAATTTATCTGCTAAATGAACTAACTGCATTACAGTCCACTTTGGATGAAGTAACTTGATAAATTCATTAAGAAAGCACTTTCAGATTAATGTTTTATTTAGGACAATTGCACTGACAAGGAGTTTTGAGTAAGTTCCATTCAGATCAGATTTCATACGAAGTAGAAATACTTGATAAACAGTAGTTATGTACTGAGAAGCATATCAAGCATCAGTCTTTAGAAATATGCAATATGGGTATGTTAAGAAATTGCAACTTGATTCCAATGTAACATGTTTTTCAGACGAATACATGTTTTTGATTACCTACTCTAGGTGTGGCTCACATATTTGGGGAATTTCATTTAAAATCATGGGGTGATTTATAGGTCTGCCATATAAGATGTTTTAAAACCAACTCACATAAGAGCAGAGTTTCGCATTATGGCTGTGCAACTCGCTTAATTCTTGTAATCAAAGAAATGTTCCCTTTTTTGATTGATTCTACACAGTTTTCAATTTTTCTTGCAAGAATATAATACCTAAGATTCTCTGTACAGCTCTAAAAGAATTTTTTATATTGTTTATGGTAATACGGTCAATAAAAATAGCAAATTGAAATGATATATGTTGAATTTTGTAAATCAATCATGACCATACTAAATACTGGGTGCTTGTTGTTACAGTAGTTCTCAAAAGCTAAATAAACAGCTGATCTGTTATTTAAAACACAGAGTAAAATTTTTAAAGAAAAGCACAAATGAAAATATTTGGGATCAAAATAATCTCAGTGTGGATGCTACTCTCACTCTGGTAACCAAGTGGACAGAAATAATAATAGTCTACCTAGAGTTGTTTAACCTCACAGTGGTACACTAAGAAAATGGAAAGCTCTCTCAAGGATTTTTCAACTTCCGCTTTCTGAATtcattccccatttagaaaatagtctatgcttttattccttctgccaaagtgtattccatcttccctactctgtgttccatctgccacttctttccccattctcctaatctgttcaagttCTCTGCAGTCTCCCTGCATCCTCAATactacttcagaatcagaatcaggtttattatcactggcatgtgacttgaaatttgttagtttagcagcagcagttcaatgcaatacattatctagcagagagagaaaaaaaaataagacaataataaataaacaagtaaatcaagtacatatattgaatagatttaaaaaaacgtgcaaaaacagaaatactgtactgtatattaaaaaaaagcgaggtagtgtccaaagcttcaatgtccatctaTGCCTCCATCTTCCTTTGTATCGTACGCCaacttaaccacaaagccatattctgccatcaaaatcattgacatataacgtcaAAGAGGCGGTCACAGCACTGACATCTGCGGAACATcactagtaactggcaaccaatcagaaaggCTTTAcacccactctttgcttcctaccaatcagccaacctTCTCTCCATACTAGTATCTTCCCTGTAGCACCATGAGCTCTTTCCTTGTGTAGCAGCCTCGtgtacggcaccttgtcaaaggccttcactaaatctaagtaaacaaAATTCCTTAACTTTCCTTTGTCCATTCtgtctgttacttcctcaaagaattcagacAAATTTGTCCACCAACATTtttcctcaaggaaaccatgctgacttcagcctaatttatcatgtgcctccaagtaccgcagagcctcatccttaataatgttcTCTAACATATTGCCAACCactaatttcctgtcttttgcctccctcccctaaagaatggagtgacatttacctTTCATTAAAATTCATTAATCTCAGTGTTTGAAACAACAGGCCCATAAATTCTACCATACTTGAAAACTGTGCTATGTCAAACACTTAATCTAGTCCCACAAATTAAATAGAGTTTGTGCTGTACCCTCATCCCAGATTTTGTTTGTCAACTACATGCTCCAAGAGATTGACACTAAGGGTCAGTCGAActatcctgcactttctctgctttGTAAAAGAAAAGCCTGGGCAAGTCATGAAGGAGGTGTTTTGCGAGGTAACTTAATATTATTACCCTCTGATTCACTGGTCTATCTCTTCTTATTCACTATCTGTGGCAAAACAACTATTTTGTATAGGTatttttcttcctcttgacaaCAAAAATGTCCTttatcttcagatgctggaaatgtaaagatATGCCTGACACTTAAGGAACAGAAGAGTTTTCCCAAATGTGCAGAGACACTTAGTCTGGCTGTATCCAGTAACAGGTCAGAGTCTAGCATTGTGCATACTTAACATTAGAAGAAAGtgtagctgcatcattacatgccGAAACATTAAACACATTTGTGTAGGCATTAATGCTGCAGGATATACATCACTGGCCTCAGTCTGCAAGAGGGCAAAGTCACATGAGCACTGCTCCAGAGGACTCAAGTGATCACCTCATTTGTCCAGGCTTAGATGGGCTGTCCAGTGAGCTTGAAGACAATGATCATCAGATACCACATACTCTGGAactttaaaggttcaaaggttcgtttACTATCAAactatgtatccatatacaactctgagatttttcttccccagatagccacgaaacaaagagaaACCATGAAGGTTGTTCAGaggaaaacatcaaacccacccctcccccgcacaaaaaagaatggcaacaCGATCATCAAGCTCCCTCAAAACCCCTTCCCTTCacacaaaatgcaacaagaacatcaatttcAACCACcctcctccccgcacaaaaaaactaacaaatccaAACAAAGACATTGACCCCGGGCAGAAAGGAATGGGCAAAAACACAGGATATAGAAATcataagtctgaaaaagtccactTTATGTATAAGACAATTCTGCCAACCATTAGACTGCCCATACCACGAATGTTGAAACATAACCATGAAGGTGCCTAGGGGGCTGGAAGATATATGGGGATTGGAGTGAAGGAGGTATCTCAGTGGGCACTGCTAGAACACTTAGGATTTAACTGCAGGAATAAGTATTTCCTGATTATAATGGAGAGATGCTTTAATAAAGGCTATTCTCGACCAACTTCCCAGCATAGTAGGCGAGTCCACGTGGGAGGTGGAATAACAATTGCATGCTCAATTTTTTGTAGCAATGTCACCAGAACCCAAAGTTTCTGATTTACACATGGCTGTGTTACCAAGTCTAAACCAAAATTAACATATTATCCAGCGCTGTCAATATTATAAAAGTACCTACGTTGATAATCTTAGCACACAAGCTTTGTGTGTACACACTGATACAATAAAGAAAGCAGCTATGAGATTTTAAATAACCACAAAGCAAACAGTGAGCAAACATTTGGAAACCCACTATGTTTATACTCATTTATATTAATCAACAGGTATATATTTTATGCACTTTGTATGTGCTGGTCTGCAAAAAGTTTGTTTTCCTTCCAGCAAGGATTTTGGAAATAAGTAATAGAACTATATTTTCAGAGTTACAAACAAAACCTACTAGTTTTTTTTTGACTAGGTTAACTTAGCTCTTGTAAATCATAAACTTCGACCAAGTCAGATGATTAAATAATGTATTTGTTTTTGCAGTTCAGATTAAAACCAAAAAGAGTGACTCATAATTATGAAGAAATTATGCCAGAATGTTCTTTATTCTTCATGTCATACTGAAaccctaagcaacacacataaaagttgctggtgaacgcagcaggccaggcagcatcgtgaggaagaggtacagtcgacattttgggctgagacccttcgtcaggactaactgaaagaagagctagtaagagatttgaaagtgagagggggaggggagtccaaaacgatagaagaagacaggagggggagggatggagccaagagctggacagttgattggcaaaagggatatgagaggatcatgggtcaggaggcctagggagaaagaaaagggggggggggtgaaaagcccagaggatgggcaaggggtatagtgagagggacagagagagaaaaaaaagtgtatataaataactaacggatggggtacgagggggaggtggggcattagcggaagtttgagaagtcagtgttcatgccatcaggttggaggctacccatacggaatataaggtgttgttcctccaaactgagtgtggcttcatctacagtagaggaggccatggatagacatgtcagaatgggaatggggtgtggaattaaaatgtgtggccactgggagatcctgttttctctggcggacagagaaaCGATTCAGCGAAACGAtatcccaatctgcgtcgggtctcgccaatatatagaaggccacatcaggagcaccggacgcagtatgtcaccccagccgactcacaagtgaagtgtcgcctcacctggaaggactgtctggggccttgaatggtggtgagggaggaagtgtaagggcatgtgtagcacttgttccgcatacaaggataattgccaggagggagatcggtggggagggatgagggggacgaatggacaagggagtcgcgtagggagcgatccctgcggaaagcagaggtggggggaggaaaagatgtgcttagtggtgagatcccgttggaggtggcagaagttacggagaattacatgttggacccggaggctggtggggtggtaggtgaggaccaggggaaccctattcctagtggggtggcgggaggatggagtgagagcagatgtgcgtgaaatgggggagatgcgtttgagagcagagttgatggtggaggaagggaagcccctttctttaaaaaaggaggacctctccctcatcctggaatgaaaagcctcatcttgagagcagatgcggcggagacggaggaattgcgagaaggggatggcgtttttgcaagagacagggtaagaagtggaatagtccagatagctgtgagagtcagtaggcttatagtagacatcagtagatatgctgtctccagagatagagacagaaagatctagaaaaaggagggaggtgtcggaaatggaccaggtaaactcgagggcagggtgaaagttggaggcaaagttaatgaagtcaacgagctcagcatgcgtgcaggaagcagcgccaatgcagtcatcgatgaagcgaaggaaaagtgggggacagataccagaatgggcttggaacatagattgttccacaaagccaacaaaaggcaggcatagctaggacccatacaggtgccaatggctacacctttaggttggaggaagtgggaggagccaaaggagaaattattaagataaggactaattccactagacggagcagagtggtggtagaggggagctggttaggtctggaatctaaaaagaagcggagagctttgagaccttcctgatgggggatggaagtatatagggactggacatccatggtgaaaataaagcggtgggggccagggaacttaaaatcatcgaaaagcttcagagcatgaga contains the following coding sequences:
- the LOC140200292 gene encoding alpha-(1,3)-fucosyltransferase 4-like, whose product is MRRSLCRRISLAASAGIVLTMYLTVREFLLISRSYALRERNAGGSSAPAATVLIWWYPFGRKPEIKNCRTLYNIHGCNLTTDRRLYVRSQAVVIHHRDLERHLHQLPSGRRPTAQKWVWMNFESPSHSSRLEKLNGIFNWTMTYKHDSDIFVPYGYLYPREKGDRRIVLPKKTKLVAWVISNWNENHARVKYYHQLKNYMNIDVYGKSGLDLKNDNVVLTVLQYKFYLAFENSQHVDYITEKLWRNSFLSSAVPVVLGPSRANYEQYIPAESFIHVNDFSTPRKLAEYLMYLDEDEGSYKKYFEWKKHYKVHLTNFWDEQFCKVCKAVQSSLGQNKIISNLDSWFQ